Proteins from a single region of Apium graveolens cultivar Ventura chromosome 7, ASM990537v1, whole genome shotgun sequence:
- the LOC141670978 gene encoding protein LNK2 isoform X2 translates to MFHWDDQELVDILWAEADDSDDYIVPFPRRSEENPLDVSGDHIKKERDEAIANGKSSKQRKTVSSSEVDVVKQERSSECNQTEILLGAGHNVVSWNKSLANVSKDSRDMPAEFDCCSQIFQNPNNDKEGHLVGYDWDNIGSFDDLDRIFSNGDPEFECTSLGNADELWSSSMDYSRLASGAPSTSEQCGKTEDLLDQAQPFSLGYSNMNDLTCCVPENKHVTMNHLKHAELKDNLFMENKIARDMVSKTLQVNSNLEAGNISVPTEFLDKMDRQKNMLRRRKRSGEESKSRPYQHFPKIWFSSDDQFQQLEGRYAKTGQPPAFLGMNRQIELQEPSSSPYNNITTLLFSPSGHTHMDIQDPVTPILPQFHSASKVPFGQSKFLNEFPGSSVNPLTMTPEEKIKKLRQRQQLRAMLAIQKQHKQFGHEKSESQHSVCKKHSIPDQMQHLEGNLEVDVPNLDSNLPAELDNSGTIYLASDHSSTEDAILYRLQDIVAKTFN, encoded by the exons ATGTTTCATTGGGATGACCAAGAG CTTGTAGATATCTTATGGGCTGAGGCTGATGACAGTGATGACTACATCGTCCCGTTTCCTCGCAGAAGTGAAGAAAACCCTCTAGATGTATCAGGGGATCATATTAAGAAGGAACGGGATGAAGCAATTGCTAATGGGAAATCATCTAAACAGAGGAAGACTGTTTCCTCAAGTGAGGTTGATGTGGTTAAACAAGAGAGATCTTCTGAATGTAATCAAACTGAAATTCTTTTAGGTGCTGGACACAATGTGGTCTCATGGAACAAATCATTGGCCAATGTATCGAAGGATTCAAGGG ATATGCCAGCTGAATTCGATTGTTGCAGTCAGATTTTTCAAAATCCCAATAATGACAAGGAAGGCCACTTGGTTGGCTATGATTGGGATAACATTGGAAGCTTTGATGATCTAGATAGAATTTTCAG CAATGGTGATCCCGAATTTGAATGTACAAGTCTTGGAAATGCTGATGAGCTTTGGTCATCTTCCATGGACTATTCACGTTTAGCATCTGGAGCACCGAGTACATCTGAGCAATGTGGTAAAACAGAGGACTTGTTAGACCAAGCTCAGCCGTTTTCCCTTGGATACAGTAACATGAATGATCTCACATGCTGTGTTCCAGAGAATAAGCATGTCACCATGAATCACTTGAAGCATGCAGAATTGAAGGATAATCTCTTCATGGAAAACAAG ATTGCTAGGGATATGGTTAGCAAGACTCTACAAGTCAATTCGAATCTTGAAGCTGGGAACATTTCAGTCCCAACAGAATTTTTAGACAAG ATGGATAGACAAAAGAATATGTTGAGAAGACGTAAAAGATCGGGAGAAGAAAGTAAATCCAGACCTTACCAGCATTTCCCCAAGATCTGGTTTTCATCAGATGATCAATTTCAGCAACTTGAAGGCCGCTATGCAAAGACTGGCCAGCCTCCTGCATTTCTTGGGATGAATCGGCAAATAGAACTCCAAGAACCCTCGTCTTCTCCATACAATAATATCACCACTCTACTTTTTTCTCCTTCTGGGCATACACATATGGATATTCAAGATCCTGTTACACCCATCTTGCCACAGTTTCATTCTGCTTCTAAAGTTCCTTTTGGTCAATCAAAATTTTTGAACGAGTTTCCAGGTTCTTCTGTAAACCCTTTGACAATGACACCTGAAGAAAAGATTAAGAAGTTGAGGCAGCGACAACAACTGCGAGCTATGCTTGCCATTCAAAAACAGCATAAGCAGTTTGGTCATGAAAAGTCTGAATCTCAACATTCAGTTTGTAAGAAACATTCCATTCCTGATCAGATGCAGCATCTAGAAGGGAACTTAGAAGTTGACGTTCCGAATCTTGATAGTAACTTACCAGCAGAACTTGATAATTCTGGTACAATTTATTTGGCAAGTGATCATAGCTCCACGGAGGATGCAATACTTTATCGGCTTCAAGATATTGTTGCAAAG ACGTTCAACTGA